In a single window of the Euleptes europaea isolate rEulEur1 chromosome 4, rEulEur1.hap1, whole genome shotgun sequence genome:
- the MOCS2 gene encoding molybdopterin synthase sulfur carrier subunit, whose translation MTCQVVVLYFARSADLAGVRTETISVPQQITSLQLWDEIVKRHSSLVALRDQVVLAVRQEYVLLGDQLLDLRTGDEVAIIPPISGG comes from the exons ATGACCTGCCAG GTGGTAGTGCTGTATTTTGCGAGAAGTGCTGATTTAGCAGGAGTCCGCACTGAGACCATTTCCGTGCCTCAGCAGATAACGTCGCTGCAGCTGTGGGATGAAATTGTGAAGAGACATTCAAG CCTGGTTGCCCTACGGGATCAAGTGGTCTTGGCCGTCCGCCAGGAATACGTGCTCCTCGGGGATCAGCTGCTGGACCTACGCACGGGTGACGAAGTTGCCATTATCCCACCCATCAGTGGCGGTTAA